A single genomic interval of Electrophorus electricus isolate fEleEle1 chromosome 2, fEleEle1.pri, whole genome shotgun sequence harbors:
- the lrrc4.1 gene encoding leucine-rich repeat-containing protein 4: MSLLGRVAVRRALLCVVFLAVRASTAAAAPGGAAGVQGCPPVCSCSSQLSKVVCTRRGLTRVPPGIPANARHLNLMENAIEAVQADSFRHLHHLEVLQLGRNAIRQIEVGAFNGLSGLSTLELFDNRLTVVPSGAFEYLSKLRELWLRNNPVESIPSYAFNRVPSLMRLDLGELRKLEYISEGAFEGLVNLKYLNLGMCNIRGEIPNLSPLVALEELEISENFFPEITPSSFRGLASLRKLWVMNSNVALIERNAFDGLASLAELNLAHNNLSSLPHDLFAPLRHLVEIHLHHNPWNCGCDLLWLAGWLRAYIPTNSTCCGRCHSPAHMRGRQIAEADRGEAGAMQCSAPFIADAPRDLNISAGRVAELRCRTAAMSSVRWLLPDGAVLTHASARPRVTVLNDGTLNFSAVQPGDTGMFTCMVSNAAGRSNASAYLNVSAAELNTSNLSYFTTVTVEVTSTVSEAPKSKAVAATDAAGVGASTTTASPSAFQPVFISTPTVLLQSTNAPPGWPSAAPASKKTTGKPPNPAGTSLDEVMKTTKIIIGCFVAVTLLAAIMLIVFYKLRKRHQQRSTVAAARTVEIIHVDEEDLPPPASAASIPGEGPLTLPEIRDHNNIHKLDYITHKSDHGFHKPKTDYSTCKLKSDYSVHRPKPDFSTYKPKSEYSIQIPKMDNYATHKPKSDYNTYKASMDYSPHTSPSDYTHRSLPDYHVHKKPDQSPYKPAYATHKPDYKSQTVKPDFSPFKADYSIHQPKMDYSTHKPKNDFPPHKAATDYGPFKMDCAPFSTDYGAFKAAYSPLGAEYVGHKADHKPKMDYSPCKEDYSPHKLDYSTLKTKYNTYKPGGHAAKWTEPSGVGNSLPRTLPSAVSPIPEPFIIKTHTKEKVQETQI, from the coding sequence ATGAGTCTGCTGGGGCGGGTAGCTGTGCGCCGAGCCCTGCTCTGTGTCGTCTTCCTCGCGGTGCGAGCGAGCACGGCCGCGGCGGCGCCGGGAGGCGCGGCGGGGGTCCAGGGCTGCCCGCCCGTCTGTTCCTGCAGTAGCCAGCTCAGCAAGGTGGTGTGCACCCGCCGCGGCCTGACCCGCGTGCCGCCGGGCATCCCCGCCAACGCCCGGCACCTCAACCTGATGGAGAACGCCATCGAGGCGGTGCAGGCCGACTCCTTCCGCCACCTCCACCACCTGGAGGTGCTGCAGCTGGGCCGCAACGCGATCCGGCAGATCGAGGTTGGCGCGTTCAACGGCCTCAGCGGCCTCAGCACCCTGGAGCTCTTCGACAACCGCCTCACGGTGGTGCCCAGCGGCGCCTTCGAGTACCTGTCCAAGTTGCGGGAGCTGTGGCTCAGGAACAACCCCGTCGAGAGCATCCCGTCGTACGCCTTCAACCGCGTACCCTCGCTCATGCGGCTGGACCTGGGCGAGCTGCGCAAGCTCGAGTATATCTCCGAGGGGGCCTTCGAGGGTCTGGTCAAcctcaagtaccttaacctgGGCATGTGCAACATCCGAGGCGAGATACCCAACCTGAGCCCGCTGGTGgcgctggaggagctggagatcTCGGAGAACTTCTTCCCAGAGATCACGCCAAGCTCCTTCAGGGGACTGGCGTCGCTCAGGAAGCTGTGGGTCATGAACTCGAATGTGGCGCTCATCGAGCGCAACGCGTTCGACGGCCTGGCCTCGCTGGCGGAGCTGAACCTGGCCCACAACAACCTGAGCTCCCTGCCCCACGACCTCTTTGCCCCGCTGAGGCACCTGGTGGAGATACACCTCCACCACAACCCCTGGAACTGCGGCTGCGACTTGCTGTGGCTGGCGGGGTGGCTGCGTGCCTACATCCCCACCAACTCCACCTGCTGCGGCAGGTGCCACTCGCCGGCGCACATGCGAGGCCGGCAGATAGCGGAGGCCGATCGGGGTGAGGCGGGGGCGATGCAGTGCTCCGCGCCCTTCATCGCCGATGCCCCGAGGGACTTGAACATCTCCGCCGGGCGCGTGGCCGAGCTGCGGTGTCGGACGGCGGCCATGTCGTCGGTGCGGTGGCTCCTGCCGGACGGCGCCGTGCTCACGCACGCGTCCGCCCGCCCTCGGGTGACCGTGCTCAACGATGGGACTCTCAACTTCTCCGCCGTGCAGCCGGGAGACACGGGCATGTTCACCTGCATGGTGTCCAACGCGGCCGGGCGCTCCAATGCCTCCGCCTACCTGAACGTGAGTGCGGCGGAGCTGAACACATCCAACCTCAGCTACTTCACCACCGTCACGGTGGAGGTGACGAGCACCGTGTCCGAGGCGCCCAAGTCCAAGGCGGTGGCGGCAACGGACGCGGCGGGCGTGGGCGCCTCCACTACCACGGCCTCGCCCTCCGCCTTCCAGCCAGTCTTCATCTCCACGCCCACGGTCCTCCTCCAGAGCACCAACGCGCCGCCCGGATGGCCTTCGGCCGCGCCGGCCTCGAAGAAGACGACGGGCAAGCCGCCCAACCCCGCCGGCACCAGCCTAGACGAGGTGATGAAGACCACCAAGATCATCATCGGCTGTTTCGTGGCAGTGACGTTGCTGGCGGCGATCATGTTAATCGTCTTCTACAAACTGCGGAAGCGGCATCAACAGAGGAGCACGGTGGCCGCGGCCAGGACTGTGGAGATTATCCACGTGGACGAGGAAGACCTCCCGCCGCCTGCGTCTGCTGCCAGTATACCGGGAGAAGGGCCACTGACCTTACCTGAGATAAGGGACCACAACAACATTCACAAAttggactacattacccacaagtCAGACCACGGCTTCCACAAGCCTAAAACGGACTACAGCACTTGCAAACTCAAGTCAGATTACAGCGTCCACAGACCCAAACCCGACTTCAGCACCTACAAACCCAAATCAGAGTACAGCATCCAGATCCCCAAGATGGACAACTACGCCACACACAAGCCCAAATCGGATTATAACACGTATAAAGCATCCATGGACTACAGCCCTCACACATCGCCGTCAGACTACACTCACAGATCATTGCCCGATTATCACGTACACAAAAAACCCGACCAGAGTCCTTACAAGCCTGCGTACGCCACTCACAAGCCTGACTACAAATCCCAAACTGTCAAACCGGACTTCAGCCCTTTTAAAGCAGATTACAGCATTCACCAACCCAAAATGGACTATAGTACGCACAAGCCCAAAAACGATTTCCCTCCCCACAAAGCCGCCACCGACTACGGCCCCTTCAAGATGGATTGCGCTCCTTTCAGCACGGACTACGGCGCGTTTAAGGCCGCCTACAGCCCGCTCGGGGCGGAGTACGTCGGCCACAAAGCGGACCACAAGCCCAAAATGGATTACAGCCCCTGCAAAGAGGACTACAGCCCTCATAAACTTGACTACAGCACTCTGAAGACCAAGTACAACACCTATAAGCCAGGAGGACACGCAGCTAAATGGACGGAGCCCAGCGGCGTGGGGAACTCCCTCCCCCGGACCTTGCCCAGTGCCGTTAGCCCCATTCCTGAGCCCTTCatcataaagacacacacaaaagagaaagTACAAGAGACTCAAATCTAG